A part of Paenarthrobacter sp. A20 genomic DNA contains:
- a CDS encoding NAD(P)H-binding protein encodes MGRDVVRLALSAGPTVTASSRHVPAAGSAKRHDGATYFTGDVTTGEGLAAALVGADVVIDCLGAPGSERHCIRTVGGPEVLTMRQMAESWKTVTGRRGKIVELPLAGAMGSFLRAGNNLIPGRKDGAETFVSWLEKHDETL; translated from the coding sequence ATCGGTCGGGACGTCGTCCGGCTCGCGCTGTCTGCGGGGCCTACGGTGACCGCCTCTTCCCGCCACGTACCGGCCGCCGGCTCGGCGAAGCGTCACGACGGCGCAACTTACTTTACGGGCGATGTCACCACAGGAGAGGGGCTGGCAGCCGCTTTGGTGGGTGCCGACGTCGTCATTGATTGTCTCGGAGCCCCGGGTAGTGAGCGGCACTGCATACGAACTGTGGGCGGTCCGGAGGTCCTCACCATGCGTCAGATGGCGGAGTCGTGGAAGACGGTCACAGGGAGGCGAGGCAAGATCGTGGAGCTGCCCCTGGCCGGGGCCATGGGGTCTTTCCTTCGTGCCGGCAACAACCTGATCCCCGGGCGGAAGGATGGCGCGGAGACGTTCGTGTCGTGGTTGGAAAAGCACGACGAAACTTTGTAG